In a genomic window of Methylobacter sp. YRD-M1:
- the odhB gene encoding 2-oxoglutarate dehydrogenase complex dihydrolipoyllysine-residue succinyltransferase: MSIEVLVPNLPESVSDATLATWHKRPGDLVDKNENLVDLETDKVVLEVPAPDSGILREIRKKDGSTVVAGEVLAVLEPQAAQAETAGKIQAVEDIETAEPEAPAPSSEAHPALSPSVRRLILENNIDPVGIKGTGKNGRITKTDVLDYLESHKPPEAEIEPSKPEAAPVEPIKRETTAKSEIVKPAEPAVPSMNLRPEQRVPMTRLRAKIAERLLQAQQNAAMLTTFNEVNMQNVIDLRNQYKARFEQKHHIKLGFMSFFVKASIEALKRFPAINASIDGNDIIYHGYYDIGIAVTTERGLIVPVLRDADQLDFAGIERSIADYGEKARNGTLGYEDLKGGTFTITNGGIFGSLLSTPILNPPQCAILGMHAIKERPVVENGQIVIRPIMYLALSYDHRLVDGRDAVQFLVTIKECLEAPAHLLLNI, translated from the coding sequence ATGAGCATTGAAGTCCTAGTCCCCAACCTGCCCGAATCGGTTTCAGACGCCACACTGGCTACCTGGCACAAGCGCCCCGGCGATTTGGTCGATAAAAACGAAAACCTGGTCGATCTGGAAACGGATAAAGTGGTTCTTGAGGTACCTGCACCGGACTCAGGCATTCTGCGTGAAATACGCAAGAAAGACGGCTCGACAGTGGTCGCCGGTGAAGTGCTGGCCGTGCTCGAGCCTCAAGCCGCTCAAGCAGAGACGGCCGGCAAGATACAGGCCGTTGAGGATATTGAAACGGCCGAACCTGAAGCGCCTGCACCTAGCAGTGAAGCTCATCCTGCCCTCAGTCCTTCGGTACGTCGATTGATTCTGGAAAATAATATCGACCCAGTCGGTATAAAAGGCACCGGCAAAAATGGCCGCATCACCAAAACTGACGTGCTGGATTATCTGGAAAGCCACAAACCGCCTGAAGCTGAAATCGAACCGTCAAAACCGGAAGCCGCGCCCGTAGAGCCAATCAAGCGAGAAACCACTGCCAAATCAGAGATAGTCAAGCCAGCCGAGCCGGCAGTGCCTTCTATGAATCTACGCCCGGAACAACGGGTTCCAATGACGCGCTTGAGAGCGAAGATTGCCGAGCGCCTGTTGCAGGCCCAGCAAAATGCAGCCATGCTGACGACCTTCAATGAAGTCAATATGCAAAATGTCATTGATCTTCGCAATCAGTACAAGGCCCGATTCGAACAAAAACACCATATCAAGCTGGGCTTCATGTCATTTTTCGTCAAAGCCTCCATCGAAGCCTTGAAGCGTTTTCCGGCAATTAATGCTTCCATTGATGGTAACGACATTATTTACCACGGTTACTATGACATAGGCATCGCCGTTACGACAGAGCGCGGCTTGATCGTACCGGTTCTGCGCGATGCCGATCAGCTCGATTTCGCCGGCATTGAGAGAAGCATTGCCGATTACGGGGAAAAGGCGCGCAACGGCACGCTGGGCTACGAGGACCTGAAAGGCGGCACGTTCACAATTACCAACGGCGGCATTTTCGGTTCCCTGCTGTCGACGCCGATATTGAATCCTCCGCAGTGCGCCATATTGGGCATGCATGCCATCAAGGAACGCCCCGTTGTCGAAAACGGCCAGATTGTCATCCGGCCAATCATGTATCTGGCTTTGTCCTACGATCACCGCCTGGTCGACGGACGCGATGCCGTGCAGTTTTTAGTGACGATTAAAGAATGCCTGGAAGCTCCCGCCCACCTGCTTCTTAATATTTAA
- a CDS encoding 2-oxoglutarate dehydrogenase E1 component → MSKLLKLFQDSSGLYGSNASFIESLYEKFLEDPESVDPSWQKEFSAIHDGVEYEAAHSPIVKRFAQLAIKSQGRLAELQGFTEESVKKQSAVARLINHYRVRGHQIAQNNPLGKTTPPPPDFDPAYYGLSAPDMDTLFDADMLRGIDRLPLRDIITGLKEIYCGSIGTEYMHIVDTTIKRWIRNHLESPKSTLAIEPEKKRWLLKLLTAAEGIENYLHTRFVGQKRFSLEGGESLITVLDELVQGAGTKGVKEVVIGMAHRGRLNVLVNVLGKSPAILFDEFAGLPKLSPGVISGDVKYHMGFSSNIATPGGPLHLTLAFNPSHLEIIDPVVEGSVKARQDRAGADGKKLVIPVLIHGDAAFSGQGIIMETLNMSQTRAFSTGGTIHIVVNNQIGFTTSNPQDARSTLYCTDVASMIQAPVFHVNADDPEAVNFVTKMALDFRMTFNRDVVIDLICYRRLGHNEADEPSATQPRMYKKIRKIKTTRRLYADRLISEGVITEEQAAEMEEQYQKQLDAGQVVSRPVLDHNHYSYTTQWNQFLHGKWDTPCDTSVSMDHIRFCNDRMQRLPAGFELHPRVAKIMDSRRKMAAGAMPLDWGFAENMAYATLLMEKYNVRLTGQDVGRGTFFHRHAVLHNQINGKTHTPLKHLDKDQGQAQIFDSLLSEAAVLGFEYGYSSTVPNTLVIWEAQFGDFANGAQVVIDQFISSGETKWGRLSGLVMFLPHGFEGQGPEHSSARLERYLQLCAEHNIQVCNPTTPAQIFHLLRRQLIRPYRKPLIVMTPKSLLRHKFAVSTLEDLTDGHFQTIIGEQDPINPKKVTRFILCSGKVYYDLLEARRKDKDNLKHVAIARIEQLYPFPIETFRAELAKYPAMKEFVWCQEEPQNQGVWYQSKHHFADILPPHVTMSYSGREASAAPAVGNFRVHIEQQKAVVESALYSKSSGK, encoded by the coding sequence ATGAGTAAGCTGCTAAAACTTTTTCAAGATTCTTCTGGCCTCTACGGCAGCAATGCCAGTTTCATTGAAAGTCTGTATGAAAAGTTTCTGGAAGACCCTGAGTCGGTCGACCCCAGCTGGCAGAAAGAATTCAGCGCCATCCACGACGGCGTCGAATATGAAGCGGCTCATAGCCCTATCGTGAAACGCTTTGCACAACTCGCGATTAAATCCCAAGGCAGGCTGGCCGAGTTGCAAGGGTTCACGGAAGAAAGCGTCAAAAAACAATCAGCCGTTGCCCGGCTTATCAACCATTACCGCGTCCGCGGTCATCAGATCGCTCAAAACAACCCGCTGGGAAAAACAACGCCTCCGCCCCCCGATTTTGATCCGGCTTATTACGGACTGTCCGCGCCCGACATGGATACCCTGTTCGATGCCGACATGCTGCGAGGCATTGACCGGTTACCGCTGCGTGACATCATAACCGGCCTGAAAGAAATTTACTGCGGCAGCATTGGCACCGAATACATGCATATTGTCGATACGACAATCAAACGCTGGATAAGAAATCATCTGGAAAGCCCGAAATCCACTTTAGCGATAGAACCCGAAAAAAAACGCTGGCTGTTGAAACTGCTGACCGCTGCTGAAGGCATAGAAAATTATCTGCATACAAGATTCGTCGGCCAAAAGCGCTTCTCACTGGAAGGCGGCGAGTCGCTGATTACGGTTCTTGATGAACTCGTTCAGGGAGCCGGCACAAAAGGCGTTAAAGAAGTCGTCATCGGCATGGCGCACAGAGGCCGGCTGAATGTGCTGGTCAATGTCCTCGGCAAAAGCCCTGCCATTCTATTCGACGAATTCGCCGGCCTGCCCAAACTATCGCCCGGCGTCATCTCCGGCGACGTCAAATATCACATGGGGTTTTCATCCAACATTGCCACACCCGGCGGACCGCTGCATTTGACGCTGGCTTTCAACCCGTCGCACCTTGAGATCATCGATCCGGTCGTGGAAGGCTCGGTGAAAGCACGTCAGGACAGGGCCGGCGCGGACGGCAAAAAACTGGTCATCCCCGTGCTGATCCACGGCGATGCGGCGTTTTCAGGACAAGGCATCATCATGGAAACTTTGAACATGTCGCAAACCCGGGCTTTTTCTACTGGCGGCACGATCCATATTGTTGTCAACAACCAGATCGGCTTTACCACCAGCAATCCACAGGACGCACGTTCCACTCTCTATTGCACCGATGTGGCCAGCATGATTCAGGCACCGGTTTTTCATGTTAATGCAGATGATCCGGAAGCCGTCAATTTTGTCACTAAAATGGCGCTTGATTTCAGGATGACTTTCAACAGAGACGTCGTCATCGACCTGATTTGCTACCGCCGCCTCGGCCACAACGAAGCCGATGAACCCTCAGCCACTCAGCCGCGCATGTACAAGAAAATCCGCAAGATCAAAACCACGCGGCGGCTTTATGCGGACCGACTGATCAGTGAAGGCGTCATTACGGAGGAACAGGCTGCCGAAATGGAAGAGCAGTATCAGAAGCAGCTCGATGCCGGTCAGGTCGTTTCCCGGCCTGTGCTGGACCACAACCACTACTCGTATACCACGCAATGGAATCAGTTCCTGCATGGAAAATGGGACACCCCCTGCGACACATCCGTCTCGATGGATCACATTCGCTTCTGCAACGATCGCATGCAGCGGCTGCCGGCCGGCTTTGAATTACATCCGCGCGTCGCTAAGATTATGGACAGCCGCCGCAAAATGGCTGCCGGAGCCATGCCTCTGGACTGGGGATTTGCCGAAAACATGGCTTATGCGACCTTGCTGATGGAAAAATATAATGTCCGCCTGACCGGCCAGGATGTCGGCCGCGGCACATTCTTCCACCGCCATGCCGTCCTGCATAATCAGATCAACGGCAAAACCCACACGCCGCTGAAACATCTGGATAAGGATCAGGGTCAGGCGCAGATTTTCGATTCACTGCTGTCCGAAGCAGCCGTATTGGGATTCGAATACGGCTACAGCTCCACCGTACCGAATACACTGGTCATCTGGGAAGCGCAGTTCGGTGATTTTGCCAATGGCGCGCAAGTCGTCATCGATCAGTTCATCAGCTCCGGAGAAACCAAATGGGGCCGGTTGAGCGGCCTGGTCATGTTTCTGCCGCACGGCTTCGAAGGCCAAGGGCCTGAACACTCATCCGCCCGGCTTGAACGCTATCTGCAACTGTGCGCCGAACACAACATACAGGTCTGCAATCCGACCACGCCGGCACAGATATTTCATTTGCTACGCCGGCAATTGATCAGGCCTTATAGAAAGCCGCTGATTGTCATGACGCCTAAAAGCCTGCTCAGGCATAAATTCGCCGTTTCCACGCTGGAAGACCTGACTGACGGACACTTTCAGACTATCATCGGCGAACAGGACCCGATCAATCCGAAAAAAGTCACGCGCTTTATCTTATGTTCCGGCAAGGTTTATTATGATCTGCTCGAAGCACGCCGTAAGGACAAAGACAATCTGAAACATGTAGCCATCGCGCGCATAGAACAGTTGTATCCTTTCCCCATCGAAACCTTCAGAGCGGAACTGGCGAAATATCCCGCCATGAAAGAATTCGTCTGGTGTCAGGAGGAGCCTCAGAACCAAGGCGTCTGGTATCAATCCAAACATCATTTCGCAGACATTCTGCCTCCGCATGTCACTATGAGTTACAGTGGCCGGGAGGCGTCTGCAGCCCCCGCGGTGGGGAATTTCCGTGTCCACATAGAACAACAAAAAGCCGTCGTAGAATCGGCCTTATACAGTAAGTCATCAGGAAAATAA
- the recN gene encoding DNA repair protein RecN: MLLNLNIIDLAVVKSLDLDLEKGMSVLTGETGAGKSILLTALGLALGDRADSGYVRPEAKRAEINLEFDLADAPEAQRWLKENDLDDDHHCLIRRIVNQDGRSKAYINNRPVTLQTLQALSEKLVEIHGQHAHLTLLNSDEQRRLLDAYAKDQPLLDQVNACYRQWQQANKELEALIKAGKDKTEREELLRYQIEELQQLDLQNFNYASLSEEHGKLANLGQILAVGQSQVDILYENDEQSVSQMLGHSLNEITHIARFAPELNEICSLLSEAQIQAEEAAQQLRRFLESQEADPQRMDILENQIAVIQNLSRKHHVKPDELPELAENLEQELDGLTHSSERIEALKISTAKLLEQYDQLAAQLSEQRKQGSKNLARQISAMIKELGMPQGEFLVDVTALDLEAPKLNGKDKIEFLVSANPGLPAKPLAKVASGGELSRISLAIQVTTSSDKTTPTMIFDEVDTGIGGGIAEIVGQKLRSLSQNRQVMCVTHLPQVASQAHTHLYVEKNNKADITSSNVRILNDEERVQEIARMLGGVNITANTLAHAKEMLFQSTASH; this comes from the coding sequence ATGCTATTGAACCTTAATATCATCGACCTTGCCGTTGTCAAATCGCTGGACCTGGACCTTGAAAAAGGCATGTCCGTGCTTACCGGCGAGACCGGAGCCGGCAAATCCATACTGTTGACCGCGTTAGGCCTCGCCCTGGGCGACCGAGCCGACTCAGGCTATGTGCGCCCCGAAGCCAAACGCGCCGAAATCAACCTGGAATTTGATCTGGCCGATGCACCGGAGGCCCAGCGCTGGCTGAAAGAAAACGATCTCGATGACGACCATCACTGCCTTATCCGGCGCATAGTCAATCAGGACGGACGCTCCAAAGCCTATATCAACAACCGGCCGGTCACATTGCAGACGTTACAGGCGCTCAGCGAAAAACTGGTAGAAATTCACGGCCAGCATGCGCATTTAACCTTGCTCAACAGCGACGAACAACGTCGCCTGTTGGATGCCTACGCCAAAGACCAACCGCTTCTGGATCAAGTCAACGCCTGTTACCGACAATGGCAGCAAGCCAATAAGGAACTGGAAGCGCTGATCAAAGCCGGCAAGGACAAAACCGAGCGCGAAGAATTATTGCGCTATCAGATTGAAGAACTGCAGCAGCTTGATCTGCAAAACTTCAATTACGCGTCCTTATCGGAAGAACACGGCAAACTGGCCAATCTGGGCCAGATTTTAGCGGTCGGCCAAAGCCAGGTTGATATTCTTTATGAAAATGACGAGCAATCGGTCAGCCAGATGCTGGGCCATAGCCTGAATGAAATCACGCACATTGCCCGCTTTGCGCCGGAACTGAACGAGATCTGCTCGCTGTTATCGGAAGCGCAGATTCAGGCCGAAGAAGCGGCCCAGCAGCTACGCCGTTTCCTCGAATCCCAGGAAGCCGATCCGCAACGCATGGACATACTGGAAAACCAGATCGCCGTCATTCAGAACCTGAGCCGCAAACATCATGTCAAGCCGGACGAACTGCCGGAATTGGCAGAAAACCTCGAGCAGGAACTGGATGGGCTGACTCACAGCAGCGAGCGCATCGAAGCATTAAAGATCAGCACAGCAAAATTGCTCGAACAGTACGATCAACTGGCCGCGCAATTGTCGGAACAGCGCAAACAGGGCAGTAAAAATCTGGCGCGGCAGATTTCAGCCATGATCAAGGAACTGGGCATGCCGCAGGGCGAGTTTCTGGTCGACGTCACAGCGCTGGATCTGGAAGCGCCCAAACTGAACGGCAAGGATAAAATTGAATTCCTGGTCAGCGCCAACCCGGGCCTGCCGGCCAAGCCGCTGGCCAAAGTCGCCTCGGGCGGCGAATTATCGCGCATCAGTCTGGCCATCCAGGTCACGACCAGCAGCGATAAAACCACGCCGACCATGATTTTCGACGAAGTCGATACGGGCATCGGCGGCGGTATTGCCGAGATTGTCGGGCAGAAACTGCGCAGCCTGAGCCAGAACCGCCAGGTCATGTGCGTGACGCATTTGCCGCAGGTCGCATCGCAAGCGCACACGCATCTCTATGTTGAGAAAAATAATAAGGCCGATATCACATCGTCCAACGTCAGAATCCTGAATGACGAGGAACGCGTTCAGGAAATTGCCAGAATGCTGGGCGGCGTCAACATCACCGCCAACACGCTGGCCCACGCCAAAGAAATGTTATTTCAATCCACCGCCAGCCATTAA
- a CDS encoding carbon-nitrogen hydrolase: MKSKLIVSAVQQPCNEDRQTNLEFSIEKIHEAAAAGADLAVLPELHLGPYFCQNEDHNTFSLAQPIPGPTTEVLSAVAKKLEIVIVSTIFEERAPGLYHNTAVVFDKDGSIAGKYRKMHIPDDPGFYEKYYFTPGDIGFKPIQTSIGKLGVLICWDQWFPEAARLMALAGAELLIYPTAIGWDPLDTPEEHKRQLDAWITVQRAHAVANGIPVISCNRIGFEKAPDSDKGINFWGNSFIAGPQGEIITHASESEIKLLTADLDSSRVERVRRIWPYLRDRRIDDYGDLTKRFID, from the coding sequence ATGAAATCAAAATTAATCGTCAGCGCTGTTCAACAGCCCTGCAATGAAGACAGACAGACTAACCTTGAATTCTCCATTGAGAAAATTCATGAGGCGGCCGCTGCCGGCGCAGACCTGGCCGTACTGCCGGAACTGCATCTGGGACCTTATTTCTGCCAGAACGAGGATCATAATACCTTCTCCCTTGCCCAGCCTATTCCAGGCCCCACTACCGAAGTCCTATCGGCAGTGGCCAAAAAGCTGGAGATCGTTATCGTTTCAACCATCTTTGAAGAAAGAGCGCCGGGGCTTTATCACAATACCGCTGTGGTTTTTGATAAGGATGGCAGTATCGCCGGTAAATACCGGAAAATGCATATTCCCGACGATCCGGGCTTCTATGAGAAATACTATTTCACGCCGGGCGATATCGGCTTCAAACCGATCCAGACTTCAATCGGCAAATTAGGCGTATTGATATGCTGGGACCAATGGTTTCCCGAAGCGGCAAGACTGATGGCTCTGGCTGGCGCAGAACTATTGATCTATCCTACCGCAATAGGCTGGGATCCTCTGGATACGCCAGAAGAACACAAGCGCCAACTGGATGCCTGGATCACCGTTCAACGCGCTCACGCTGTAGCCAATGGCATTCCGGTCATATCCTGCAATCGTATCGGTTTTGAGAAAGCGCCTGATTCGGATAAAGGCATAAATTTCTGGGGCAATAGCTTTATCGCAGGCCCTCAAGGGGAAATAATCACTCATGCCAGCGAATCGGAGATAAAGTTGTTGACCGCCGATCTTGATAGCTCAAGAGTTGAGCGCGTCAGACGCATATGGCCTTATTTGCGCGACCGAAGAATCGATGATTACGGGGATTTAACAAAACGTTTTATCGATTAA
- a CDS encoding H-NS histone family protein codes for MTQSQYQNLKTTEYQNLTENELQALIEKAEKALKTKQANKRKEVIAQIKELAASIDVAVEIYEGDKRSARKGVKVPVKYRHPQDSEKTWTGRGVTPKWMQTLIDAGHDRSEFEV; via the coding sequence ATGACCCAATCTCAGTATCAGAATCTTAAAACGACAGAGTATCAAAATCTTACTGAAAATGAATTGCAGGCGCTTATTGAAAAAGCCGAGAAAGCATTAAAGACTAAGCAGGCAAATAAACGTAAGGAAGTTATCGCTCAGATAAAAGAGCTGGCGGCATCAATTGATGTTGCCGTTGAAATTTATGAAGGTGATAAAAGGTCTGCTCGCAAAGGAGTTAAGGTTCCTGTTAAATACCGTCATCCCCAGGACTCTGAAAAAACATGGACTGGCCGTGGAGTGACGCCAAAATGGATGCAGACTTTGATCGATGCCGGCCATGACCGTTCTGAATTTGAAGTTTGA
- a CDS encoding IS1 family transposase (programmed frameshift) codes for MVRCPKCSSEGCTKDGMAKGRQRYHCKSCGYRHTVSYRGINPAVKRQALQLYLEGLGFRSIGRFLNCSHVAVYNWIKAYGESIESIRSTAGVEVVELDEMHTYIGSKKNYCWIWLAVDRNGKRFLHCEVGSRGTETGRKLWTAIEDQPITQAMTDYWRPYEQFVPRELHTQSKAETYTVEGYNSLFRHFLARLRRKSKCYSKSKDMLKYSVMLLMLKWNGELNAILN; via the exons ATGGTTAGATGCCCCAAATGTAGCTCAGAAGGTTGTACTAAAGATGGGATGGCGAAAGGCAGGCAGCGTTACCACTGTAAGTCCTGCGGCTATAGGCATACAGTCAGTTACCGAGGCATCAATCCGGCGGTTAAGCGGCAAGCGCTCCAGCTTTACCTTGAAGGCTTGGGTTTTCGGTCCATTGGTCGATTCCTGAACTGCAGCCATGTGGCGGTCTATAATTGGATCAAGGCCTATGGCGAGTCCATTGAATCCATTCGCTCTACCGCCGGCGTTGAGGTCGTTGAACTTGATGAGATGCATACTTATATCGGTTCTAAAAAAA ACTATTGCTGGATCTGGCTGGCTGTTGATCGAAATGGCAAACGATTCCTCCACTGCGAAGTGGGTTCCCGCGGCACAGAAACAGGCCGAAAACTCTGGACGGCCATTGAAGACCAGCCAATAACTCAGGCCATGACTGACTATTGGCGCCCTTATGAACAATTTGTTCCGAGAGAGCTTCATACACAATCAAAAGCTGAAACCTATACCGTGGAAGGTTATAACAGCTTATTCAGGCATTTTCTTGCTCGGTTGCGCAGAAAATCAAAATGCTATAGCAAAAGCAAGGATATGCTGAAATATTCCGTCATGCTTCTGATGCTTAAGTGGAACGGTGAATTAAATGCTATACTTAATTAA
- a CDS encoding nucleotidyltransferase domain-containing protein, whose product MKYGLKNQTIAQINAVFARHSEIEQVILYGSRAKGNFKDSSDIDLALKGHNLNSSIIDRINFELDGLFLPYCFDISLFSRINNARLIDHINHIGVIFYESANAPHLDRQNSDYD is encoded by the coding sequence ATGAAGTACGGCCTCAAAAATCAAACCATAGCACAGATAAATGCCGTTTTTGCCCGTCATTCTGAAATAGAACAGGTCATACTCTACGGCTCTCGGGCGAAAGGCAATTTTAAAGACAGCTCGGATATCGATCTTGCATTAAAAGGGCATAATTTAAATTCAAGCATTATTGATAGGATAAATTTTGAGCTTGACGGCCTGTTCTTACCTTATTGTTTTGATATTTCACTTTTCAGTCGAATAAATAATGCCCGCCTTATTGATCATATTAATCATATAGGTGTTATTTTCTATGAATCTGCAAATGCACCGCATTTAGACCGACAAAACTCCGACTATGACTAA
- a CDS encoding NAD(+) kinase, giving the protein MQSPFKTIGLIGKPSDPSIAETLSILYDFLKSQQFTVMIAKDSARFISNQPESCPMDNLGQYCDLVIAVGGDGTFLTAARAIAEYDIPLIGINLGRLGFLVDISPSELPDRLHRMLQGHYIEEKRCLLRTKIVRDQQIIHEETAVNEVVIHRWVTPSMIEIVTKIDGVFLNSQRSDGLIVSTPTGSTAYSLSAGGPILHPSLNALVLVPLNPHTLTNRPIVIDDSAEIEISFCQTKQINALVTCDQIEIPAVLISDKILIKKDPKPIRILHPEDHDFFQILRGKLNWSSGYHI; this is encoded by the coding sequence ATGCAGAGCCCTTTCAAAACCATCGGCCTCATAGGCAAACCCAGCGACCCCAGCATTGCTGAGACCCTGTCAATTCTTTATGATTTTTTAAAAAGCCAGCAATTCACTGTCATGATTGCCAAGGACAGCGCCCGGTTTATTAGTAACCAGCCCGAATCCTGCCCTATGGACAATCTGGGCCAATATTGCGATCTGGTTATCGCTGTTGGCGGTGACGGTACTTTTCTGACCGCTGCACGGGCCATTGCCGAATATGATATTCCTTTGATTGGCATCAACCTGGGACGCCTCGGTTTTCTGGTCGACATATCGCCCAGCGAACTGCCGGACAGATTGCACCGCATGCTCCAGGGCCATTATATTGAAGAAAAACGCTGTTTATTGCGTACCAAAATCGTCCGTGACCAACAAATCATTCACGAAGAAACAGCCGTCAATGAAGTGGTGATTCATCGCTGGGTAACGCCCAGCATGATTGAAATCGTGACCAAGATTGACGGCGTCTTTCTCAATTCTCAACGCTCCGACGGCTTGATTGTTTCTACGCCCACCGGTTCGACCGCCTACTCCCTGTCCGCGGGCGGTCCGATTCTGCATCCGTCGTTAAATGCGCTGGTATTGGTGCCGCTCAACCCCCATACCCTGACCAATCGCCCGATCGTCATCGATGATTCCGCCGAAATCGAGATCAGCTTCTGCCAGACCAAGCAAATCAATGCCCTGGTTACCTGCGATCAAATTGAAATTCCGGCCGTATTGATCAGCGATAAAATTTTGATCAAAAAAGATCCGAAACCGATTAGAATTCTGCACCCCGAGGACCATGACTTCTTTCAGATACTGCGGGGCAAATTAAACTGGAGCAGTGGTTATCATATTTAA
- a CDS encoding DUF2238 domain-containing protein — protein MTKTWAAIFFSVLVWSAINPKDYFTWLLETAPALIALIILIATRRRFPLTSLAYSLILIHSIILMIGAHYTYAEVPLFNWLKVTFELERNNYDKLGHLAQGFIPAIVAREILIRNQVVTGRRWLNFLIICICLAIAAFYELIEWFVALISKEAAESFLGTQGYMWDTQSDMAYALAGAVLAIVTLSRLHDRQISKIAAGQPLSS, from the coding sequence ATGACTAAAACCTGGGCGGCAATATTCTTTTCGGTACTGGTCTGGTCGGCTATCAATCCCAAGGATTATTTTACTTGGCTGCTTGAAACCGCACCGGCTCTTATCGCTTTGATCATTCTTATCGCGACGCGCAGGCGCTTCCCTTTGACTAGCCTCGCCTACAGCCTGATTTTGATCCACAGCATCATCTTGATGATAGGCGCTCATTATACTTATGCCGAAGTTCCGTTATTTAACTGGTTGAAAGTAACCTTCGAGTTGGAACGCAATAATTACGACAAACTCGGCCATCTGGCCCAAGGCTTTATCCCGGCTATTGTAGCCCGTGAAATATTAATCAGGAATCAGGTCGTGACAGGCCGTAGATGGCTAAACTTCCTCATTATCTGCATCTGTTTAGCCATCGCTGCATTTTACGAACTTATTGAATGGTTCGTTGCCCTAATCAGCAAAGAGGCTGCCGAATCATTTTTAGGCACTCAGGGTTATATGTGGGATACGCAGTCCGACATGGCTTACGCACTGGCCGGCGCAGTTTTGGCCATCGTAACGTTAAGCCGTCTTCATGACCGTCAAATAAGCAAAATTGCCGCCGGGCAACCTTTGTCTAGTTGA
- a CDS encoding agmatine deiminase family protein, with the protein MIRFPAEWEKQSAVLIAWPHATGDFSNRLDAVEQSYGFIAETISQYQRLFIVCRDDAHQQHIQSLITNNGNITFLHAEVNDIWVRDTVFLTAEEDGRMKLLNFRFNGWGGKYPHQRDNALNHALLNYNPFKNADYVDIDFILEGGSVESDGIDTIMTTRQCLLNPNRNKELSQQDIEQRLLQYFGAERILWIDQENLSGDDTDAHIDTLARFCSTTTIAYTSSDDPEDKHYASLKNMESQLQAFRTQANEAYNLVPLPMPKPIFDEEGQRLPANYANFLIINQAVMVPVYDDPMDAVALERLAGCFPHHKIIATPCRPLVHQYGSLHCMTMQFPEKAFTVID; encoded by the coding sequence ATGATCCGCTTTCCAGCCGAATGGGAAAAACAATCTGCCGTATTAATCGCCTGGCCGCATGCGACCGGCGACTTCAGCAATCGTCTTGATGCTGTCGAACAGAGCTACGGTTTTATTGCCGAAACGATCAGCCAGTATCAGCGCTTGTTTATCGTCTGCAGGGATGACGCCCATCAGCAGCATATTCAGTCTTTAATCACAAACAATGGCAATATCACCTTCCTTCATGCCGAGGTCAATGACATCTGGGTCAGGGATACCGTTTTCCTTACCGCAGAAGAAGACGGCCGCATGAAACTGCTCAATTTCAGATTCAACGGCTGGGGCGGCAAATATCCGCACCAGCGCGATAATGCCCTAAATCATGCCTTATTAAATTACAATCCATTCAAGAATGCGGATTATGTCGACATAGACTTCATACTCGAAGGCGGCAGTGTTGAAAGCGATGGCATTGACACAATCATGACCACGCGCCAATGCCTGTTGAATCCGAACAGAAACAAAGAACTGTCGCAACAGGACATTGAACAGCGACTGCTGCAGTACTTCGGCGCCGAAAGAATATTATGGATTGATCAGGAAAATCTGTCCGGCGACGACACTGATGCCCATATCGATACACTGGCCCGTTTCTGCTCGACCACGACTATCGCTTATACCAGCAGTGATGATCCCGAAGACAAGCATTATGCGAGTTTGAAAAACATGGAATCTCAGCTGCAGGCTTTCCGCACGCAGGCAAATGAAGCCTATAACCTGGTGCCGCTGCCGATGCCGAAACCGATCTTTGACGAAGAAGGCCAGCGCCTGCCGGCCAATTACGCCAATTTCCTGATCATCAATCAGGCCGTCATGGTGCCTGTCTATGACGACCCGATGGATGCCGTTGCCCTGGAGCGGCTGGCCGGCTGTTTCCCACACCACAAGATTATCGCCACGCCCTGCCGGCCGCTGGTGCATCAATATGGCAGCTTGCATTGCATGACCATGCAGTTTCCTGAAAAAGCGTTTACTGTTATCGACTAA